The Leptospira stimsonii genome includes the window GGAAGAGAAATCGGAAGGAATATTCAAGTCGAACAAAGATTTAATAACCTGATGAGGGAAATTAAAAAGGACAATCCGGATCTTCGACTCATAAATATTATGATTTCCGAATATATTTCCACGGTTTCGAAGGAATACGACATCGTTTTTTTTTCCGCAGAGAAGAAGGACGAAGTTTTTCTGGAATCTTTTATTCGAAGACACGATAAACCGATTTTTATCTCCGATACTTCTTTGATAATCAATTACATTCGTGAGACTGATCCTTCGGAAGTGGGTAACTACCGCGAAGAATACATTCGTATGGTTTTGGAAAACGGGCAGGATTATGCGGATAAATTTTTTAGGGAACTCCAGAAAAACGAAATTCGGGATTTCCTTATCTCTTACATGATTCTACCTATCAGGCTCTTTAACGACGTCGTAGGATATATTCGGGTTTATGCCTCCGCTATGGATCGATATTCGATTACTCCTTCCCAGGCGGGCTATTTGATCGAACTTTCTGAAATTTTCAGCTACTCTATGACGAAAATTTTCATCCGGGCGGACAACTATCGTCAGACAAAGGCGGCCACGCGAGTCGTAGATATCAGTATCAACGGGCTCCTCTTTGAAATCGACGAAGAAAGAATCTTTCATTATTTAAAAAAGCATAATATTATAAAAATATTCATTCCTCTTACGGAAAGGACTCTAATTCTGAGGGGAGAGGTTGTACGCTATATCGTTGCGGGCGACGGTAAATTCAATCTTGGTGTGAATTTTTTTGATTCCAATCCGGACGATATGTTAGTCCTTCAAAAATATATCTTTACTAGAACTCGGAAGATTCTTTCAGAATGATCCGATTAATGCAGGCGCTCTCAACAAATACGAATCTCCGGGCTGTGAAGCCGGTTTAAAGGTTTTATACTTTTCGAAAGATTCGCTTAACAATCTTTTAAAGTTGGCTACTTGTTCCAATTCTCCAAGACTACTCTGTCCGGATTCGGAAGTGAGTTCAGTGATCTTGTCTATGTAAAGTTTGCTCGCAAGAAGGTGAACGCGATAATCGGACGGATTGAGAAGATCTGCGTTTCTCGTAAGTCTTTCCGAAATCTCAAAATAAGTGTCGGATTTTTTTCTCTTTGCTGACGCTTCACTCGGAGATTTTCCCGGTTTGGATTCTTCTCGATAAAGATAGTAATAAGTTGTTGCGGAATTGATTAAAAGTTCCGAGTCTACTTTGGTTAATTTAAACGCCTCTTGGATCACATCCATCGTCTTGGAAAGAATGGTCGAATTCTTAAATCCTTCCGTTTCATATTTATGATTTAAGTAGTCGATGTATTCCACATAGAATTCCAATTCTTCTTGAGCGTTACCGAAACGTTTTCGATTTTTCCAGGCCATGGAGAATTCGGAGCCCGCGGAGATATAAGCTTCCCCCGTTTTTTTATAGAGCAATCCTAAACGGAAATGACCCATCGGAGAAGAAGGATCGAGACTGATCGTATGTTTATAAGAACGTATGGATTCTGCGATTTCGTTTCGAGAAAGGTGGTAGTCTCCCTTTTTTCTTTCCACGATTGCGGATTCGATTTTTTCAGAAACGAGAGGAGCCGCCACCATGAGATTCCTATCTTTTACTAATCCTAGATTTCCGATTCCTCTTGCCCTTTTCCCGATAAATGAAGTCTGAAAGATGGATTTGATTTCGATCTGCGCGACGATGTTTCCGTTCTTGTAATTCTTATGATCGAAATCTTTTTCTATTAGGTAGAGAATTTGTCCTACTCTTAAACCGGGATCGTAATTGATCTTGATCGTCACAAGATCGGCTCTTGTATCCACGCCGATGTCCAGATTCTTATTTTTTCCTTCTTCTTCGATCGGTTTTACTTTATCGTAGAGAACCGTCTCTCCTACGAGAATCATCTTTTCCTTTTCGGGTTTCCCTGGTTCTCGAAACGCGTAAACGAGTTCGCGAGCCTCGATAACTCCCGTCAGTGTGGAAATCAGAATTATAAGAATGGAAATCAGAAAGGTTCTCACCTTCCAAAGATCGGCCGTTTGTGCAAACCTACTCTGAAAAAAACGTTTCCTTTCGAATTTCTGAACCTTAGAATCGTATGGTCCGATTCGTTCCGAAGTCTCAGTGGAAAATTCGGAATCGTTCCTAAAGCGGTTTGTATTTCGTTCTCTTTGTTTTTCGAAAGATGTTCCGTTCCTTGAAAAAAAGAAGTTCCGATTTTCGGATACGCTCTTATTTTCTCGGGTTCTTATTGTTTCTGCCTTCGATTTCGGAATGTTTTCAAAAAGATTTTAGGAGCGAGCCGGGTTCAAGGTTTCGAACGTGGAAAGCCTTAAATACGAATGTTCGGCTTGTTTTGAATTTCCGGGTCTTTCTAAAATTGCCGCTCTGAGATCGGCTCCGATCGCGGCGTCCGCTTCTTCTTTTATATCCGTAAAGAATAGAATTTTTCTCGGTTCCACCCCGAGTTCTTTTGCGATCTTAGAATAACTGGAGGATTCCCTTTTACCGCCGACTGCGGTGTCGAAATAACCGGAAAAATATTTCGTAAGATCTCCCGATTCGGAATATTCGAATATTAGCTTTTGCGCTTGAACACTTCCGGAAGAATAGACAGCCGCCTTCTTTTGTGCGGATTGAATTCTTTTTAAAAATTCGGGAACATCGGGAAACATGAGACTTTTCAGTTCTCCGGTCTCATATCCGATCTTCCAAATTCTTCCTTGAATTTCCTTTAACGGTCCGCTCTTCCGATCCACGGATACGAGATATTTACAATAGGCGCTGAGTTCCTCCGCCGATTCTCCGATCTTTCCGTCGTAGGTCGTATCGTTCTTCGCTTCCTCTAAAAGTTTCCCTTTCCATTCTTCTTCCAATCCAGATGTCTGAAAAAAAGAATCCATCTTCTGAACGGAATACGGAAAGAGAACTTTATGGACGAACTCGATCGGCGTGGTCGTTCCTTCTATGTCGAATAAAAATAATTGAATAGGTCCCAGATCCAATTAAGCGGTTCCCCTTATCTTTTCTGCTTCTTGAACCAAATAATCATGTACGTCTTTTTCGTCTTTTTCAAAATTATTCAAGACCATGATCCAAAACAATGCACAGGGAATCCAAAATAGTACCGAAATCGAAAGTCCGAGGGAACGATCTCCGGGAGTCAAACCTAGGATAACCGCGCTCATCGCAGGCCCCAAACCTTTTCCCAAGTCGTCTGTCAGATTATACAGCGCGAACATACTACTTCTGTTTTTTGGAATATTCACATTGATTAATGTGGCTCTTACGTTCGGTCCTGTAAGTGATATGAGAAATCCCGCGATCAGGTTCACGACGATGAACGTTCCGGAGGTCGCGATGGTTTCCGCCTTTAAAAGATAGAGACAAGGTAGAATTCCGAGAAAGATGCTCGTCATACAAAAGATCGGAAGAAGTCTCTTGTTGTAGTTATAAATCCGTTGTCCGATAATTCCCCCGAAGAATGTTCCGGCAAAAACTCCGATCGCGGCGTAGGTGAGAAGCATCGTCGCGGTCGCCTTATCGAGATGATACGAAGTTTCGTAATAGTCCACTAGGAAAACGAAAAAAACTCCCCAAGGAACACAACCCGGAATTCCTTGCAGAAAGATTCCAATGTTTGTCTTGTTTTGAAAAAGAAGTCGAATATCGCTCCAACGTAGATGAAAACTTTCTTCCGGAAATTTATCCGCAATTCCCTGCCACTCCGTTTCCCCACCGCCTCGAATCGGTTCTTTACAAAAAATCCAATAGATGAGTGCGAAAAAGAAAGAAGGAACCGAAAGATAGATAAAACTCATTCTCCAACCGTTGATCGGATCCGAGTTTCCTAAAATACCGCCTAACAATTGTCCTACGCCGAGTCCGATTCCCATCGAAAGAGAAACGTATGCCGCCGCGGTGGATCTGGACTTATCCGAAAAGTAGTCGCCGAGGACCGTGAAAAGGAGCGGGAAAATTCCGCCCAGTCCAAAACCGGTCAAAGTTCTATAGATTACGAATTCGGGATAACTCGTCGCAAACCCGGAAAGGAAACAAGGAATCTCTCCTAAAAAGACGGAAAAGATAATGAGAGTCTTTCGGGAATACTTTTGTGATAAATATCCCATGCTCACGGAAACCGCTCCGCCCAGGATAAAAAAGAGAATCGGAATGACCCCTCCTATATACCAGTCTACGTCTTCTTGACTATTCAGTCCAAAAGAAGCACCAATGTTTCTTAAGTTAGGCGCGATTAGGTTCTGATCCGCAAAGAGGAAGAACGCCATTCCCATGATCATCCAAAACGCGAGGATCGCGTTCCAACCGTGATTTGCCAGTTCTCCCAACCCAAAAAAGCGAAGTAGGCTTTGTTCCGAGGGTTTTTTTTCCATGTTCTCTCCAGAGTCTCTTTGTTTGTTCGGCGAATTCCAAACAATGAAGAGAGCGGAGGAAAACTCAAGGAAACTTTATCGGGAGATTTCGATTTTAAAATCCTTTGTTGGAGCGTAAGTAACGAGACATAGACTTTCGAACGGTTTCCTTTCTCAACCTTTGAATTGAAAAATAGATCTTTCTTGATTCAAGGAAGAATAATTGATTGACCCCCGTAGTTTTGATGATTCCTTTCTTCCAGATAATTCGGTTTTTGCTATGACCTTTCACCACAAAGAATTCTACATTCTATCCGGCTCCGATAAATCAAAGTTATACTGTCAATCTTGGACAAAGCCTAACGCGAATCGTTTGCTGATCTTTCATCACGGATTTGGAGAACATAGCAGCCGTTATACGAACCTGCTCCGTTTTTTTGCGAAGAGCGACATCAATTTCTATTCTTTCGATATGAGAGGTCACGGAAGATCGGAAGGGAGAAGGGGGCACGCGGATTCTTTCGATCAATATGTTCGTGATCTTTCCCATTTTACCTCCGAGGTTCTAAAAAGGGAACAGAAGGATCGTTTTTTTCTTTTAGGTCATTCCCTGGGAGGTGCGGTTGCACTTCGTTATTCTCAGGAAGGAATCAATCAGGATAATATCTTGGGTTTGATTCTTTCGTCGCCCGCGCTCCTTGTAAGAATGGATTTTAAAAAACAGCTCAAAAAAATCGCCGCCGGTTTTCTGAGCAAAATTTCGCCTGCCACGACAGTCGACGCGGAGCTAGATCTTCAGTTCCTTTCTCACGATCCCGACGTGATCGAGGCCTATCGACAGGATCCTCTGGTTCATGGTAAGGTTTCTTTCAGAATGGGTTCCGAACTTTTAGAAATCGGTCCTAAGCTGATTAAGAAAGCGGGAATACTTCGTTGTCCGGTTCTGATTCTTCACGGTCAGGAAGACGGAATCGTGGATGTGAACGGTTCAACGGAACTTTATAAAAATCTAATTTATAGAAACAAAAGAATCAAAATCTATCCGGGTCTTTATCACGAATTGATGAACGAATTTCCGGAACACAGAGAGCCGGTCTTTCAGGATATTCAGGCGTTTTTGGAAACTTTGGTACGAGAAAGAATCCTTTCCGATTCAAAAGATTCTTCTCCGAAGCTGAAGAAAAAAACGGTGAACGTTGGAAAGAAAAAGAGCGCCGTTTAGAATTCTAAAATCACATCAACTCTTTCTATAAACGAATACGAACGAAAGAGTAAAAAGAAATCCTAAAATAGCCACTAATCCTAAAATCGATCGTTCCGTCGTCGGGAACCAAGTTCCGTTTTCGATCTTACGATTTACGCGTTCGGTTTCCATATCCATGACGGGTGCTCCTCCGGAAACGGAAATCGAAACCTCGTACTGAGGAGCCGGATAACCGATCTTAAAGGCCTTCATATCGGAAGGAACGTCTTCTTCGATTTTTTCCTGCTTGGAAGCGCCGATGAAGGAAACGTTCATATCGCCCGGTTTGGAAAATACGGCGCGAAATCCTTCGCTCTTTTCCGCCAACATTCTATCTTTAAACGTTACGGTGGAGAGATTGCTCGCGGGAATCGTATAAGAAATTTGTAATTCAGAACTTCCGGGAAGTATCGCACGATCCAAAAATTTTCCGTTCGGTCCGTCTTGGAGCTGAAGAGGAATCGCCATCCTCGCTTCTCCTTGCGTGAGTTGTCCGATTACTTCGGTCGCCTCGGAAGGGACAAAAATCTCGAACGGATTTTGTTCGTCTTGATAACTCTTAGGTGGAATCGTATTGTTCGAGATGAGAAAAATTTTGAATACGCGGAGGAAATCTTTTCCTCTTGTGATCTGCATCGCCGATCTGGTTCGCACTAAAGATTTGTCCTTTGTCTTTTCATAGACTACGATCTCTTGGACTGCGGAACGCATCACCGGGACAGGAGGCACCATCTTATTATAATTGACCCCCGCATACTTCGCTTGGAGAAGGATCGGTGATTGGTCGGGAACGGAAAGTTTGGAAACGACAAAGTCCCCTTTTGCGGGTCCTAAGTCCTTGATCGGAATCATTCCTTGTTGGAGCGCGATGATTCGAAGGGATTCGATGTTTCCTTCTTTGCCGGTCGTTCCGTTTTTGATGCGGATCTTGAGTTCGATTTCTTCCGAATGAATGGAAACTTGTACAAAGAAAAGGATGGATAAGATCGTTAGGATTGTTTTCATCTCAGGCTCTTAAAGTCAGTTTTATTCCACCCTCTTAAAAAGAAAATCCTTTACACTCGCTTTTGTTCTCGTAGCTTGTATTCTCTTTGAACGATTGTGACGTTCGTTTAGACCGTTTTTATGGAGTGTGGAGATGTCTTGGTTTCGAAAAATATTGGCGGTATTGGGAATTCTTTTCGGTTCCTTTTTGATTCTTATTTACTCTATCACGTTCCATCCAGATCAGGCGCAACCCGCCGAAGTAAAATGCGCCGAAGACGCTCCAATTTTAAAAGCCGATTCTAAGATTAAGGTTCTTGTCTGGAACATACAATACCTCGCTGGCAAAAAGAGAGTCTTCTGGTATGACGTTCCGAACGCAGACGGTCCCGATATCGGACCTTCTCGAGAAGAAATCGAAATCACTCTCAAAAAAATCACCGATTATATACGATCTGAAAATCCGGATGTGATTCTCTTGCAAGAGGTGCATGACGGAGCGAAGAATACTTTCAAAGAAAATCAGTTGGAAAGAATTCTTGCCGGACTGGATCCCTCCTACGCCTGCAGTAGCGAGGCTTTTTACTGGAAATCGGCATTTGTACCTCATCCGAAAATTCTCGGAAGTGTGGGAATGAAACTCGCAACGATCAGCAAGTTTAAGATTTCGGACGGAATCAGGCATTCTCTTCCGTTGATGCCGGCCGATCCGATTTCGACTCAGTTCAATTTGAAACGTGCGATTCTTCAAAATGATTTTCCGATCGAAGGAGGGGAGAAGTTCACCGTATTGAACACACATTTGGACGCCTTTTCCCAAGGGACGGATACGATGCACAAACAAGTGGATACGATCACCGGGCTTCTCAAGGAATTGGATCTCGCGGGTCATGCTTGGGTGTTAGGCGGAGACTTCAACCTGCTTCCTCCCGGCTTTGATCGAAAGACGATGCATCCGAACGGAGCTTTCTTTTATTCGGACGAACAAGAAATCAAGCCGTTGTTTGATCATTGGAGTTCGGCTGTTCCATTAGATATTTTGAATGGACCTGAGAAAGCGAAATACTTTACTCATTTTTCGAACGATCCGGCGATCGGAAAACCGGATCGAACGATCGATTATATCTTTTATTCTTCTAATCTGAGACAGAGCGCGTATCGGGTGGACCAAGGAGAAACGGTCTGGGATATCAGCGATCACTTTCCGCAGATCGGAACGTATGTTTTGAAGTAGAATGATTCCTTTCCTCAGGCGAAGTCGGCCGGAGTTGTAAAAACTACAAAAAGTGTGAGTTCCTACTTTTTTCTAAAAAAGAAAAGTCGGAACTCAAGCCGAAAAATTCTCCCCTGATTCGATTGGTCCGACAAAAGATTCACTCGAAAAAAAAACTTGCAAAGGGACTTGAAGTTCGTCCGGTGCACGCTCGGAGAAACTTCTCCAAAACTGGCTCGTGTAGTTCCGTCTTGGATGGAAGAATACGACCGAATCTCGAACTCAAGAACTGGCCAAAACCAACTCGAGGGAATGAAGTTGCCAAAGAGAAAGCGAGAGGATTTTCTGGATTTCAGACCTTGCTTTCGAAAAGAAAGAATCAAATTCTTCTTTGATACGAAAAAGAATTCGAGACGAGAAGGTCGGAATCGAAAGAATTATTTTTGGAAATAAGATTATGAGACCATTTAAGATATTAGGAATTCAGCAGATCGCAGTCGGCGGAGAAGACAAGAAAAAACTCGAAACGTTTTGGGTCGACATTCTCGGATTGGAAAAAACGGGAACCTTTCGAAGCGAGAAAGAAAACGTAGACGAAGATATTCTAAGAATCGGAAAGGGACCATTCGCGGTCGAAGTCGATATCATGCAACCGATCGACGCAAACAAAAGCCCGAAAGTGCACGAACCGAAACTCAATCATATCGGACTCTGGGTGGATGATATTCACAAAGCGGTCGAATGGTTAACGGCAAAAGGAGTTCGTTTTACACCGGGAGGCGTACGGAAAGGCGCGGCCGGTTACGACGTATGTTTTATTCATCCCAAAGGAAACGAGGAGTTTCCTTATTGTTCCGAAGGTGTTCTCGTGGAATTGGTCCAAGCGCCGGCAGACGTAATCGCCGCTCTTCGTTAGATTTTTCGGGCGTGCCGCTGATTTTTTTTTGAACATCAAAGTTCGATTGAAATCGCGGCCGCGCTCTCCGCTCCATTCAACAAATTGAATTTTCTATTTTTTGAATGTTCTTTTTTTAAGACGCCAATTTGTTGAATCCGCATCGATCGCTCACGCGGTCTATATCGAAGTTCAGCCGAAACGATCGAAGAAACTCCAAAATGAAGAACTCAAAAACGATTCTCGTCCTATTGACGATTCTGATCCTAACGATTGCAAACGGCAGTTTTGCGTCCGAGTCTAATCCGGAGGCGCTCTTATCGAGCCTCGATAGAAAATTCATTTCTGTTTATAAAACCGTCGTCCCAAAAGAGGGGGCCTTCGACGCGGATTATCCAGAGGAAGTCGCCAGACTTCCGAATCTTACATTCGGGAAACTTCTTAGGTCTGCAAATTTCGGATTCGAAGGCGATTCGGTCGCGTATGAGATCGAAACCGAAAACAAAATCAAAGGTTGGGTTTCCTTGGATCAAGTCTGGTTTCCGACAAAAGTGGTTCGGATGAAAGATGGCGATACTCTCAATGTCCGCGAACGCGAGTCTTTGGATTCGAAGATCGCGGATTCCGTCCGGCAGAACGAAATTCTATATGGAAACGCGATTGTCCTGATCCAACTCGGAACCAAAGGATACGATCCGGCGGACTGGGCTCGTGTCTCCACGAAACGGGGAAATCACGGATTCGTCAAACTTCGTTATTTCGAAATCATAGAAACGAACGTGAAACCTTATCCCTGAATTTTCCGAGGCCGAACACGCTGAAAGATGTGCGGGAGACGCGACGATCATGGATCGAGCACAAGAATATTCAAAAAATTGAAAATACCTTTCGAAAAGGTTATTTTTTACCCAGAAGGAAAAAGGTTCTCATCGGACCCTTTCCTTTGATCTCGATGATTCCTCTGTCTTCGAATTCGAAAAGATCTTTGAGAGCCTCATACGTAGCTTCGGAACAATTGATCTTTCCAGGTTGACCGTGGGATTCCATTCTGGAAGCGGTATTCACCGAATCTCCCCAGAGGTCGTAGACGAACTTGTTTTTTCCGATTACGCCGGCGACTACGTCGCCCGTGTGAATTCCGATTCGGATATTGAATTCGTATTTCCAGGACTTCTGAAGATCTTTCAGACCGGAAATCATTTCGATTCCGGCTAACGCGATCTTTTCGGCGTGATCCGTCGTCGGGTTCGGAATTCCTCCCGCCATCATATAACAATCTCCGATCGTCTTGATCTTCTCGAGTTGATATTTGCTCGCGATATCGTCGAAACATGTGAAGATCTGATTGAGGATCTCGACCAATTGATTCGGAGTCGGGATCTGAGTGGAGAGTTTGGAAAAACCCACGATGTCCGCGAAAAGAACGGTGGAGTTCGGAATATAATCCGCGATCACCCCTTCACCGCTCTTCAATCTTTCCGCGATCGCTTTGGGAAGAATGTTGAGAAGAAGGCTTTCCGACTTCTGTCTTTCTTTTTCCAGACCTTCGTTTAACACGTTGATCTTTTCCAGAGAATCCTTGAGTTCTCGGTTTCTTTTGGAAAGAGTTTTGTAGGCGTCCGCGTTATCCACTCCGATCGCGACGTAGTTTGCAAGCGTTCTTAAAATGCTGAGTTGGTTTTCGTTAAACGCATTTTTCTCGTAACTCTGGATCGTAAGAATTCCGATAAATCTTTCTTCCACTTTAAGTGGAAGATATACTACGGAACTGGTCTTTTCCCCGAAATGTTTCTGGATCGGGGAAACATACTGTGGAAAATCTTTTTCGAGATCGTTCGTGATCAGTTCCTGGTTTTGATTATAACAAAAGGAAGAAGGATTTTCTTCGGACAAAGAATCCACAGAAGGAGCGGGAGTATAACGACCTTCGATCAGGCTGAACTTATATTTAATCTCATTCTTACCTTCCTCCAAAATCCCAAACGCAAGGATGTTCATCGAGATCATCGACTTCGTGTTTTCATAAACGGAAGTGAGAATGATCTTCGGTTCCAAACTTGCGGTGATCATCTGGCCGATCTCGCTCAGCTGTTTTAGGTTTTGATAAGAGGAAACCAATCTTTGGTTGGAATCTTGAAGTTCGGTTTGAGTTTTGATCAGACGATTCTGAGTCGAATCGCCGATTTTCATCAGTTTCGAAGATTGTTTTAAAAGGGATTCGTAAGCGTCTCCGATTTTTTTTAATTCCTGGATCAGATCGTCTTTCTGAAGAGAATCTTTTTTATCAAGGGTTTCGTTGACTTCGTTTAATAACTGAAACTCGTTTTCAAAAAAAGAATTAAAATCCTTCTGCGCTGGAGACGCTGGTTCCATGAATTGGTCCTCGGCCGAAGAGCGGTCTTATTTGTAGGATTTGAGTTCGAACGGCAGAGAAAGATCGGACGAAAATTCTTCACCGGTTTCCTGCATATCGTCGTCGTCTTCTTTATACAACCAGAGGACTTTAACCTTTCCGCTTTGATCGTGATATTTCTGAAGGGAGTCCAAAATGTCCATGATCACTTTCGAAGAGCTCGTATTAAAATAGTCCAACTGAAATTTTACTTGGATTGCGGTCTTATTTCCCATCGTGGAGTTGAGCCAGTCGAATACCGGCTTGTAGAAAGCGATCGCGTTTTCCGGATAAGATTCTCCGATGATTTCCACCACTCCTTTCTCAGTGTCCAAAATAACCTCTGGAGAAGTTTTGGTCTGTTGGATATGTAAAGATTCCATTCTCAATTTTCCTTTGTGAAGTATGCAGAAAGTGTAAAAAACGAATGCTTATCGTCTACGGGTGAGATAACGTAAGTCAGCGGTCCGTCCGACTTCCTTGCGATATCAATCAGTCCGACTCCGGC containing:
- a CDS encoding PilZ domain-containing protein, yielding MAVGRSDSLQELITILETMFGETIIGTDINLVKHLFYYLKADDVEFPFDYDGQKYFAIVEDIEETTVNLRIPGATQGLTLRAKISFEIMNILYQFEVVILEFLEEGIKIRIPSELQAASFRKNIRVAVDDLFMNYVILFRSLSGGGREIGRNIQVEQRFNNLMREIKKDNPDLRLINIMISEYISTVSKEYDIVFFSAEKKDEVFLESFIRRHDKPIFISDTSLIINYIRETDPSEVGNYREEYIRMVLENGQDYADKFFRELQKNEIRDFLISYMILPIRLFNDVVGYIRVYASAMDRYSITPSQAGYLIELSEIFSYSMTKIFIRADNYRQTKAATRVVDISINGLLFEIDEERIFHYLKKHNIIKIFIPLTERTLILRGEVVRYIVAGDGKFNLGVNFFDSNPDDMLVLQKYIFTRTRKILSE
- a CDS encoding tetratricopeptide repeat protein produces the protein MRTFLISILIILISTLTGVIEARELVYAFREPGKPEKEKMILVGETVLYDKVKPIEEEGKNKNLDIGVDTRADLVTIKINYDPGLRVGQILYLIEKDFDHKNYKNGNIVAQIEIKSIFQTSFIGKRARGIGNLGLVKDRNLMVAAPLVSEKIESAIVERKKGDYHLSRNEIAESIRSYKHTISLDPSSPMGHFRLGLLYKKTGEAYISAGSEFSMAWKNRKRFGNAQEELEFYVEYIDYLNHKYETEGFKNSTILSKTMDVIQEAFKLTKVDSELLINSATTYYYLYREESKPGKSPSEASAKRKKSDTYFEISERLTRNADLLNPSDYRVHLLASKLYIDKITELTSESGQSSLGELEQVANFKRLLSESFEKYKTFKPASQPGDSYLLRAPALIGSF
- the mtnC gene encoding acireductone synthase, coding for MDLGPIQLFLFDIEGTTTPIEFVHKVLFPYSVQKMDSFFQTSGLEEEWKGKLLEEAKNDTTYDGKIGESAEELSAYCKYLVSVDRKSGPLKEIQGRIWKIGYETGELKSLMFPDVPEFLKRIQSAQKKAAVYSSGSVQAQKLIFEYSESGDLTKYFSGYFDTAVGGKRESSSYSKIAKELGVEPRKILFFTDIKEEADAAIGADLRAAILERPGNSKQAEHSYLRLSTFETLNPARS
- a CDS encoding MFS transporter, which translates into the protein MEKKPSEQSLLRFFGLGELANHGWNAILAFWMIMGMAFFLFADQNLIAPNLRNIGASFGLNSQEDVDWYIGGVIPILFFILGGAVSVSMGYLSQKYSRKTLIIFSVFLGEIPCFLSGFATSYPEFVIYRTLTGFGLGGIFPLLFTVLGDYFSDKSRSTAAAYVSLSMGIGLGVGQLLGGILGNSDPINGWRMSFIYLSVPSFFFALIYWIFCKEPIRGGGETEWQGIADKFPEESFHLRWSDIRLLFQNKTNIGIFLQGIPGCVPWGVFFVFLVDYYETSYHLDKATATMLLTYAAIGVFAGTFFGGIIGQRIYNYNKRLLPIFCMTSIFLGILPCLYLLKAETIATSGTFIVVNLIAGFLISLTGPNVRATLINVNIPKNRSSMFALYNLTDDLGKGLGPAMSAVILGLTPGDRSLGLSISVLFWIPCALFWIMVLNNFEKDEKDVHDYLVQEAEKIRGTA
- a CDS encoding alpha/beta hydrolase; the encoded protein is MTFHHKEFYILSGSDKSKLYCQSWTKPNANRLLIFHHGFGEHSSRYTNLLRFFAKSDINFYSFDMRGHGRSEGRRGHADSFDQYVRDLSHFTSEVLKREQKDRFFLLGHSLGGAVALRYSQEGINQDNILGLILSSPALLVRMDFKKQLKKIAAGFLSKISPATTVDAELDLQFLSHDPDVIEAYRQDPLVHGKVSFRMGSELLEIGPKLIKKAGILRCPVLILHGQEDGIVDVNGSTELYKNLIYRNKRIKIYPGLYHELMNEFPEHREPVFQDIQAFLETLVRERILSDSKDSSPKLKKKTVNVGKKKSAV
- a CDS encoding endonuclease/exonuclease/phosphatase family protein produces the protein MSWFRKILAVLGILFGSFLILIYSITFHPDQAQPAEVKCAEDAPILKADSKIKVLVWNIQYLAGKKRVFWYDVPNADGPDIGPSREEIEITLKKITDYIRSENPDVILLQEVHDGAKNTFKENQLERILAGLDPSYACSSEAFYWKSAFVPHPKILGSVGMKLATISKFKISDGIRHSLPLMPADPISTQFNLKRAILQNDFPIEGGEKFTVLNTHLDAFSQGTDTMHKQVDTITGLLKELDLAGHAWVLGGDFNLLPPGFDRKTMHPNGAFFYSDEQEIKPLFDHWSSAVPLDILNGPEKAKYFTHFSNDPAIGKPDRTIDYIFYSSNLRQSAYRVDQGETVWDISDHFPQIGTYVLK
- a CDS encoding VOC family protein; translation: MRPFKILGIQQIAVGGEDKKKLETFWVDILGLEKTGTFRSEKENVDEDILRIGKGPFAVEVDIMQPIDANKSPKVHEPKLNHIGLWVDDIHKAVEWLTAKGVRFTPGGVRKGAAGYDVCFIHPKGNEEFPYCSEGVLVELVQAPADVIAALR
- a CDS encoding adenylate/guanylate cyclase domain-containing protein, which gives rise to MEPASPAQKDFNSFFENEFQLLNEVNETLDKKDSLQKDDLIQELKKIGDAYESLLKQSSKLMKIGDSTQNRLIKTQTELQDSNQRLVSSYQNLKQLSEIGQMITASLEPKIILTSVYENTKSMISMNILAFGILEEGKNEIKYKFSLIEGRYTPAPSVDSLSEENPSSFCYNQNQELITNDLEKDFPQYVSPIQKHFGEKTSSVVYLPLKVEERFIGILTIQSYEKNAFNENQLSILRTLANYVAIGVDNADAYKTLSKRNRELKDSLEKINVLNEGLEKERQKSESLLLNILPKAIAERLKSGEGVIADYIPNSTVLFADIVGFSKLSTQIPTPNQLVEILNQIFTCFDDIASKYQLEKIKTIGDCYMMAGGIPNPTTDHAEKIALAGIEMISGLKDLQKSWKYEFNIRIGIHTGDVVAGVIGKNKFVYDLWGDSVNTASRMESHGQPGKINCSEATYEALKDLFEFEDRGIIEIKGKGPMRTFFLLGKK
- a CDS encoding DUF1987 domain-containing protein, yielding MESLHIQQTKTSPEVILDTEKGVVEIIGESYPENAIAFYKPVFDWLNSTMGNKTAIQVKFQLDYFNTSSSKVIMDILDSLQKYHDQSGKVKVLWLYKEDDDDMQETGEEFSSDLSLPFELKSYK